A stretch of Candidatus Methanomethylophilaceae archaeon DNA encodes these proteins:
- the hypD gene encoding hydrogenase formation protein HypD: MFKYRDEATAKKILAGIKDMGVHAKFMHICGTHQDTIVRFGLEEMLRDAGIEIAQGPGCPVCVTTSREIADAITLARNGVTVTAFGDMMRVPTTIGSLFDAKADGADVRIVYSIDDAVNMAREQEKPLTFVGVGFETTAPSTCVPLNSGDCPDNFTVYSCHRICPPVLKALLSLGESTIDGFIEPGHVAVITGEEMFRPVSEVYGLPQVIAGFEPLDILMSCYMLCKQIRDGRAEVENEYTRLVRPEGNPRALKLMDETFTPVDRHWRGFPMIPKSALALKPKFADHDATKVHEDILSKTPEVKEEANGCRCGDVLRGLIKSEQCPMFGKVCKPSNPMGPCMVSMEGNCSISYRLGSKRF; the protein is encoded by the coding sequence ATGTTCAAATACAGGGACGAAGCGACCGCGAAGAAGATCCTCGCTGGGATCAAGGATATGGGGGTCCACGCCAAATTCATGCACATATGCGGGACCCATCAGGATACCATAGTGCGTTTCGGCTTGGAGGAGATGCTCAGGGACGCCGGCATAGAGATCGCTCAGGGACCAGGCTGCCCCGTATGCGTCACCACCAGCAGAGAGATCGCCGATGCCATCACTCTCGCCCGCAACGGCGTAACCGTGACCGCTTTCGGGGACATGATGAGGGTCCCTACCACCATCGGCTCTCTGTTCGACGCCAAAGCCGACGGGGCCGACGTGAGGATCGTCTACTCTATCGATGACGCGGTGAATATGGCCAGGGAGCAGGAGAAGCCGCTGACATTTGTGGGCGTCGGATTCGAGACTACCGCGCCTTCGACCTGCGTCCCGCTGAACTCCGGCGATTGCCCCGACAATTTCACGGTCTACAGCTGCCACAGGATCTGCCCCCCGGTTTTGAAGGCTCTTCTTTCGCTGGGAGAATCCACGATAGACGGGTTCATCGAACCCGGGCATGTGGCAGTGATCACCGGAGAGGAGATGTTCCGCCCGGTATCCGAGGTCTACGGGCTGCCCCAGGTCATTGCCGGGTTCGAGCCTCTGGACATACTGATGTCATGCTACATGCTTTGCAAGCAGATCCGCGACGGCCGCGCCGAAGTCGAGAACGAGTATACCAGACTGGTGAGGCCGGAAGGAAACCCCAGAGCATTGAAGCTCATGGACGAGACCTTCACCCCGGTAGACCGCCATTGGAGGGGATTCCCGATGATACCCAAGAGCGCTCTCGCTCTCAAGCCCAAGTTCGCGGACCATGACGCCACCAAGGTCCATGAGGACATCCTTTCCAAGACCCCCGAAGTCAAAGAGGAAGCCAACGGCTGCAGATGCGGGGACGTGCTAAGAGGTCTGATCAAATCCGAGCAGTGCCCGATGTTCGGGAAGGTCTGCAAGCCATCCAATCCGATGGGGCCGTGCATGGTTTCCATGGAAGGCAATTGCAGCATATCATACAGGCTAGGTTCCAAGAGGTTTTGA
- a CDS encoding sel1 repeat family protein — protein MADKSVFRSKDPVTMDVWGVCASRDIFGFHRDFHEDAARFILGKNFMACSFMSQFSGRNGPELTSDDLDLLKTEFRTMTAGVAIRSALADYNKTIPDQLRESGSEWLIIDGRTDSYGLTEIEYEDGTCDYISSKASFRYGIDEILIEKGFPHKMREIKPEEIGERYSRMMDSLVAFVKERYGDKVILNCSFESDMFIDREGCLKDFSQAASAERNAFIARFNRDFYRATGCYCIKTPLFQMADAYHKWGLYPVHYLEEHYRYMEKCLDAIVSGEDVNRRLDDLYMEYSALFASIRSGEVLSVKNSMERYSAMMSEGRKEEGLELLRSMVDQGIPQAMVEMGKLHADGTLGEKDMAVAEGWMRKAIDEGYSPALYDIFDLIWDYGSPDEYGRMVEMIQEPLKDGNRIAMLRMGRAYRYGKGVPKDTDKAAELFAEAARDKRTPEIREEYFDFLYSTGDRRFHRAMADSVRVLAIKGAPGCQARYGLC, from the coding sequence ATGGCCGATAAGAGTGTCTTCCGCAGCAAGGATCCAGTAACTATGGATGTCTGGGGCGTATGCGCCAGCAGGGATATTTTCGGTTTCCATCGCGATTTCCACGAGGATGCCGCCCGTTTCATCCTTGGGAAGAACTTCATGGCTTGCTCGTTCATGTCCCAATTCAGCGGCCGCAACGGCCCGGAGCTGACTTCCGATGATCTGGATCTCTTGAAGACGGAGTTCCGGACCATGACCGCAGGGGTAGCTATCAGATCCGCTCTGGCCGATTACAACAAAACCATTCCTGACCAGCTCAGAGAATCGGGCTCCGAATGGCTGATAATCGACGGCCGGACAGATTCCTACGGGCTGACGGAGATAGAATACGAGGACGGTACCTGCGATTACATCTCATCCAAAGCCTCTTTCAGATACGGCATCGACGAGATCCTCATCGAGAAAGGGTTCCCCCATAAGATGCGCGAAATCAAGCCGGAGGAAATCGGGGAGAGATACTCGCGGATGATGGACAGTCTGGTGGCATTCGTGAAGGAGCGCTACGGGGACAAGGTCATACTCAACTGCTCTTTCGAATCCGATATGTTCATCGACCGCGAGGGATGCCTCAAAGATTTCAGCCAGGCGGCGTCGGCGGAGAGGAACGCTTTCATCGCCAGGTTCAACAGGGATTTTTACAGGGCCACAGGCTGCTATTGCATCAAGACTCCTCTGTTCCAGATGGCTGACGCCTACCACAAATGGGGGCTTTATCCGGTTCATTATCTGGAGGAGCATTACCGCTACATGGAAAAGTGCTTGGATGCCATAGTTTCCGGCGAGGATGTAAACCGCCGCCTGGACGATCTGTACATGGAGTACAGCGCGCTGTTCGCATCTATAAGGTCGGGCGAAGTCCTGAGCGTGAAGAATTCCATGGAGCGCTATTCGGCCATGATGTCGGAGGGCCGGAAGGAGGAAGGGCTGGAACTCCTGCGGAGCATGGTGGACCAGGGAATTCCCCAGGCCATGGTGGAGATGGGGAAGCTTCACGCGGACGGCACCCTCGGAGAGAAGGATATGGCCGTGGCCGAAGGATGGATGAGGAAAGCCATCGATGAGGGCTACTCCCCCGCGCTTTACGATATTTTCGACCTTATCTGGGATTACGGGAGCCCCGATGAGTACGGCAGGATGGTAGAAATGATCCAAGAGCCTCTGAAGGATGGCAACAGGATCGCCATGCTGCGCATGGGAAGGGCATACAGATACGGGAAGGGAGTCCCCAAGGATACGGACAAGGCCGCGGAGCTGTTCGCGGAGGCCGCCAGGGACAAGAGGACTCCGGAGATTAGGGAGGAGTATTTCGATTTCCTTTACAGCACGGGAGACCGCAGGTTCCACAGGGCGATGGCCGATTCCGTCCGCGTATTGGCCATCAAAGGAGCGCCAGGGTGCCAGGCACGCTACGGGCTCTGCTAG
- a CDS encoding methylated-DNA--[protein]-cysteine S-methyltransferase, with translation MDYGCIFSKMTLIGTVSISEDGDGNLTGVYLPNANLPSMDAKESEVISEAFGQLDEYLSGRRREFNLPLDYGVTGFRRSILEALEKIPYGETRTYKDIAEAVGNPAAYRQVGLACAANPLPIIIPCHRVVPSSGGIGNYSGGEAIKRKLLSLEKSML, from the coding sequence ATGGATTACGGATGCATCTTCTCTAAAATGACGCTGATCGGAACGGTGAGCATCAGCGAGGACGGGGACGGCAACCTGACGGGAGTGTATCTCCCCAACGCCAATCTTCCCAGCATGGATGCAAAAGAATCCGAAGTCATCTCAGAAGCCTTCGGGCAGCTGGACGAATACCTGAGCGGCAGAAGGCGCGAATTCAATCTGCCTTTGGACTATGGGGTCACAGGATTCCGGAGATCCATCCTGGAAGCGCTGGAGAAGATACCGTACGGCGAGACCCGCACCTACAAAGACATCGCCGAAGCCGTAGGCAACCCGGCCGCATACCGCCAAGTCGGATTGGCCTGCGCCGCGAACCCTCTGCCGATAATAATACCCTGCCACAGGGTGGTGCCGTCTTCGGGCGGGATAGGGAATTATTCAGGCGGAGAAGCTATCAAAAGAAAGCTTCTCAGCCTGGAAAAAAGCATGCTCTGA
- a CDS encoding hydrogenase maturation nickel metallochaperone HypA, with protein MHEVSVVSSLVNAVIDELAKYKVTKVHSVTAVIGDLTNLGEEQMLFAYEIVTRGTVLEGSEFIVEHEPIEVLCASCGYSGPVKILADPDFASHSIPVLSCPDCGGAIKVVKGQSCAIKCMDIEEEE; from the coding sequence ATGCATGAAGTTTCGGTGGTCTCCAGCCTTGTGAACGCTGTGATCGATGAGCTTGCGAAGTACAAAGTCACCAAGGTCCACAGCGTCACGGCGGTGATCGGCGACCTGACCAATCTCGGCGAGGAGCAGATGCTTTTCGCGTACGAGATAGTCACCCGCGGCACGGTTTTGGAAGGCTCCGAATTCATCGTTGAGCATGAGCCGATAGAGGTCTTGTGCGCTTCGTGCGGTTATTCCGGGCCGGTCAAAATATTGGCGGATCCCGATTTCGCTTCGCATTCCATCCCGGTTCTTTCTTGCCCGGATTGCGGAGGGGCGATCAAAGTGGTGAAGGGACAATCCTGCGCCATAAAATGCATGGATATAGAGGAGGAGGAATGA